AATTGGGGATGATTTTTGATAGAGCCAAAAATCGCTTGACTATACCAGTTAGCGAGAAAATTAGCAAAATCATTTCTATCAACACTTCTTTCTAGTTTCCTGGCTATTTGCTCATCACGTTTAACTCGTTCTATTCGTTCTGCTTCTGTTAATAAACCAGGAGACGCTGATTCCAAAACAATTTTAGAAAAACGGTGCGGAAAATGTAAGGCGAGGTATAAAGCTAATCTCCCTCCCATTGAATAACCAAGCAAAAAGCATTTGGCAATTTTTAAATTATTTAGGAAATCGATTAAGGCATGGGCAGCCTTTGACATTGTATAACACTCATCACCACCCAAAATTTTGGTTTCTCCATGTCCAGGCAGGTCAATTGTCAGACAGTAAAAGTCATCAGATAGTAATGATATTGCTTCATCAAATTCATGGCTGTTTCCCATAAATCCGTGCAAAAAAAGAATGAGTGGTTTTGTTGGATTACCATTGAAAGAATAGTTAAATTGATAATTGGCAATTATCATATTTTAGCCATAGCAAATGGAATTCCCAGTTATACAAGCCAAAACAAGAATT
The sequence above is a segment of the Mastigocladopsis repens PCC 10914 genome. Coding sequences within it:
- the menH gene encoding 2-succinyl-6-hydroxy-2,4-cyclohexadiene-1-carboxylate synthase; translation: MIIANYQFNYSFNGNPTKPLILFLHGFMGNSHEFDEAISLLSDDFYCLTIDLPGHGETKILGGDECYTMSKAAHALIDFLNNLKIAKCFLLGYSMGGRLALYLALHFPHRFSKIVLESASPGLLTEAERIERVKRDEQIARKLERSVDRNDFANFLANWYSQAIFGSIKNHPQFQRLIEVRLQNNPIELAKSLRLMGTGCQPSLWEKLKVNTNTLLLLVGEDDEKFIVINTKIAQMCELCQLKVISHSGHNIHFEKVKAFVENARLFLI